From the bacterium genome, the window GCTCGCCGAACAATTCAATCCCGTCCGCTTCAACGCTGAGGAATGGGTAAGCATCGCCAAGCAAGCTGGTATGCGCTATATGGTCATTACAGCAAAGCATCACGATGGCTTCTGTATGTTTGATACGAAATACACCGATTACAATATAGTCAAAGCCACCCCCTTCAAACGAGACCCTATAAAAGAGCTCTCTCAAGCATGCCAGAAGGAAGGGATTCGCTTCGGTGTTTATTATTCCCAAACCCTTGATTGGCATCATCCCGATGGAATGGGCAACGATTGGGACTTCCACCCCGGCAAGAAGGATTTCACGAAATATCTTAGGGAATATGTGAAGCCCCAATTGGAGGAACTCCTAACGAATTACGCTCCACTCGCCCTCATCTGGTTTGATATAGGCACTCCCACTCCCGAGCTGGCGAGGGAATTGAGGGAATTCGTCCTCTCAATCAGCCCGGAGACAATCATAAGCGGAAGAATAGGGCATAATTTGGGCGATTATCAAGAGATGGGTGATAACGAGATTCCCCAAACGATTGTTCCCGGCGATTGGGCAACCCCAGCAACAATCAACGATACTTGGGGATATAAAAGCTATGACCACAATTGGAAGTCAACGGGTCAGCTCATCTACAATTTGGTTGATATAGTGAGCAAGGGAGGGAATTATCTCCTAAATGTTGGACCTACAGCTGAGGGGATAATTCCTGAGCCATCCGTCGTGCGTCTGAAGGAGATGGGGGAATGGCTCTGGCTTAACGGAGAGAGCATCTATGGCTGCGAAAGGAGCCCGCTTCCCTTGGAGAAGCTTTGGTGGGGGAAATGCACGGCTAAGGGCAACAAGATTTACCTCCACATCTTCGCCTGGCCCTGGTATGGAAAGCTGGAGATTCCCGACTTCCCAAGGGAAGTGAAGAAAGCTTATCCCCTTTTGACGAAGGAAAATCTGAGCTTCAAGCAGGATGGAAACAACCTCGTCCTCACTCTTCCCTCAAAGCCGATAGACTCAATTGACACGGTGATTGTATTAGAGACATAAATGGATGAGGAAACTCATCTCCTTAAGAGCCCTCCTAACGGGGATAATCCTTTCAATATTAGTTGACCTCTGGCTTCATTACGCTGAGCTGGTCTTGGGGAGCGCCCGGGGGCACACTGCTCTTGCCAATACCTCCATTCCAGTAGGTGCCTTCTGCGCCTTTCTCTTCGTTGTCTCAATCAACCAATTTCTCCGCCGCTATTCCCTTCCCGCCTTCACTCGTGGCGAGCTGATAACGATTTACGCTATGCTAACGACCTCAACCGTCATCTCCTCCTCGGGAGGAATGCACTTCCTTATTCCCACGCTCGTAGCTGGATTCTGGTTCGCCTCGCCTGAGAATAAATGGGAGGAGCTCTTCCATCGCTATGTTCCCGCTTGGCTTGTGCCGAAGAGCAGGTCTGCTATAGAGAACTTCTATCTGGGTGATTCGCCCGTTCCAATCAAGGCTTGGCTCAAGCCTATGTTCCTCTGGCTCTCCCTCCTCTTCGCCCTCGTCTTCGCCACCCTTTGCATCAACTTAATCTTTCGCAAGCAGTGGATAGAAAGAGAAAGGCTGACCTTCCCCACTGTCTTCCTTCCCGTTGAGATGACAAAGGAGGGATTCTTCCAGAATCGCCTCATTTGGATTGGATTCGCCATTCCCTTCCTATTAGATGCAATCAACACTTTGAGTTTCAATTTCCCCACCATCCCTCGCATAGAGGTGCGTCCCAGAGATATCTCACCCTATTTCACCACTCCTCCCTTCAACGCAATCGGCTATACACCCATCTCCTTTTATCCCTTCGTAATCGGAATAGGGTATTTGATATCCCTTGAGGTTCTCTTTTCCTCTTGGTTTTTCTTCGTTCTCACGAGGGTGCAGAGGATATTGGGTGCCGCCTGGGGAATCGGTCAGCAGGGAGGACCAATTGCTGAGTTTCCCTTTATTGGTCACCAGGGAGCAGGCGCTTTCATAGGTATAGCGATAGTTGCCCTTTGGCTCGGCAGGAGGCATTTGAAGGAGGTTTTCCTGACTGCGATAGGTAAGGCGAGGGCGGATAAAGGGGAGCCTTTTTCCTACAAATTCTCCTTCTGGGGGTTCATCTTAAGCCTTGCCTTCATAATCGGCTTCTGCGTTGTTGCGGGAATGAGGCTCATCGTCGCGATACCTCTTGTCCTAATCGCCCTTGCCTACATGATGTCAGCAACGAGGATGAGAGCTGAGGCGGGAAATGCTTGGCTCTTCGGACCGGATGTAGACCCAAACACCCTGATGACCTCAACAATCGGCACGAAGATATATCTTCCCCAGGACCTGACGATAATGTCCTATATGAGAGTCTTCACCTCCTATGACCTTCGCTGTCTATCTATGCCCCATCAGCTTGATGCATTGAAGATGGCGGAGCTAACGGATACATCAGCGAGGTCAATCATAGTAAATATCTTGATAGCGATAGTATTTGGACTTTTCATTTCCTTTTATATCGCACTCGGTATTTGGTATAAATATGGCGGAGGGGCTAAATGTGATAGCTGG encodes:
- a CDS encoding alpha-L-fucosidase, with translation MDKMLWFREAKFGMFIHWGLYAIPAGVWKDKTIPGIGEWIMFSARIPIKEYEKLAEQFNPVRFNAEEWVSIAKQAGMRYMVITAKHHDGFCMFDTKYTDYNIVKATPFKRDPIKELSQACQKEGIRFGVYYSQTLDWHHPDGMGNDWDFHPGKKDFTKYLREYVKPQLEELLTNYAPLALIWFDIGTPTPELARELREFVLSISPETIISGRIGHNLGDYQEMGDNEIPQTIVPGDWATPATINDTWGYKSYDHNWKSTGQLIYNLVDIVSKGGNYLLNVGPTAEGIIPEPSVVRLKEMGEWLWLNGESIYGCERSPLPLEKLWWGKCTAKGNKIYLHIFAWPWYGKLEIPDFPREVKKAYPLLTKENLSFKQDGNNLVLTLPSKPIDSIDTVIVLET